A stretch of bacterium DNA encodes these proteins:
- a CDS encoding TlpA family protein disulfide reductase, whose translation MKRLIFLLIALLLPILLNGETDFVSTFPDFTLKNIDGNPITLSEETQKGPVIVTFWATWCKPCIKELRKLNEMKEFLDKHNVAVFPINEDGARTRAKVKPFAIKQGWKFKVLMDPRNKVKTLAGVAELPEFFIICEGNEILYRHSGYKPGDEAEYKEKIEAFFPVLEDDDKQENAIE comes from the coding sequence ATGAAACGCCTTATTTTTCTGTTAATAGCGCTTTTATTACCAATCCTTCTTAATGGGGAAACGGATTTTGTTTCGACCTTTCCCGATTTTACGCTTAAGAATATAGATGGCAACCCGATTACCCTTTCAGAAGAAACACAAAAAGGGCCGGTAATAGTTACTTTTTGGGCAACGTGGTGCAAGCCTTGTATTAAAGAACTCCGAAAGCTTAACGAGATGAAGGAATTCCTCGATAAGCATAATGTAGCAGTTTTTCCAATAAATGAGGATGGTGCTCGAACCAGAGCTAAAGTTAAGCCTTTTGCAATAAAACAAGGTTGGAAATTTAAAGTCTTGATGGATCCAAGAAACAAGGTTAAGACTCTAGCCGGAGTGGCTGAATTGCCGGAGTTTTTTATAATCTGTGAAGGCAATGAGATTCTATATCGACATTCGGGCTACAAACCCGGGGACGAGGCAGAATATAAAGAGAAAATCGAGGCGTTTTTCCCGGTGTTAGAGGATGACGACAAACAGGAGAATGCAATTGAATAG